A stretch of the Bradyrhizobium sp. CCBAU 53351 genome encodes the following:
- the fliF gene encoding flagellar basal-body MS-ring/collar protein FliF translates to MLSRAQIQQLLNNLLELGPRRLMALGLIGFAVLVTVVGGAYYLSRPEFETLYTGLTREDVTRMGAALREQNITFDVNTAGDALSVRPSQTMQARMLLAEKGLPTSANSGYELFDKIGSLGLTSFMQEVTKLRALEGEIARTVQLMKGVKAARVHIVMPVRGSFRATQQPPSASVVLRTDGAIEARTAQSIRHLVAAAIPGMSRDKVTVLDADGSMLLAEEDEASAAPTKMASLQKTVGGMVQENIRKALTPYLGLDNFEVSVAPQLSTDKKQINETVYDPESRAERSVRNVREKESSQNADRSTPTTVQQNLPDQQVNAGGGKNSSEDKTRREDVTNFEVSSKTTTTVSDGYAVKKLFIAVLVNRARLVADLGDKTNQAIVDSKLAEISQLAATAGGLDKTRGDQIQVTAVDFIEGSRELAPVPPISFVEMINKQLGSVINAVTILAVASMLVWFGLRPAVNGILTHRAEQEQVEAAEAAELEAAAALALAESQDPELNLVEDLEGKMQRTPQKRLEQIVRLDQAQAAAILKDWMRREEAA, encoded by the coding sequence ATGCTCAGTCGTGCGCAGATACAGCAACTGCTCAATAATCTGCTGGAGCTTGGGCCGCGACGCCTGATGGCCTTGGGATTGATCGGCTTTGCCGTTCTCGTCACCGTCGTCGGCGGCGCGTATTATCTCAGCCGTCCCGAGTTCGAAACGCTCTATACCGGCCTCACCCGCGAGGACGTGACGCGCATGGGCGCGGCGCTGCGCGAGCAGAACATCACGTTCGACGTCAATACGGCCGGCGACGCGCTCTCGGTGCGCCCGAGCCAGACTATGCAGGCGCGGATGCTGCTGGCCGAGAAGGGGCTGCCGACCAGCGCCAATTCCGGCTACGAGCTGTTCGACAAGATCGGCTCGCTCGGCCTCACTTCGTTCATGCAGGAGGTCACCAAGCTCCGGGCGCTGGAAGGCGAGATCGCGCGCACGGTGCAACTGATGAAGGGCGTCAAGGCGGCGCGGGTGCATATCGTGATGCCGGTCCGCGGTTCGTTCCGCGCGACGCAGCAGCCGCCCTCGGCCTCGGTCGTGCTGCGCACCGACGGCGCGATCGAGGCGCGCACGGCGCAGTCGATCCGTCATCTCGTCGCCGCCGCGATTCCCGGCATGAGCCGCGACAAGGTGACGGTGCTCGATGCCGACGGCTCGATGCTGCTTGCCGAGGAGGACGAGGCGAGCGCCGCCCCGACCAAGATGGCGAGCCTGCAGAAGACGGTCGGCGGCATGGTGCAGGAGAACATCCGCAAGGCGCTGACGCCGTATCTCGGCCTCGACAATTTCGAGGTCAGCGTCGCCCCGCAGCTCTCCACCGACAAGAAGCAGATCAACGAGACCGTCTACGATCCCGAGAGTCGAGCCGAGCGGTCGGTGCGCAACGTGCGCGAGAAGGAATCGTCGCAGAATGCCGACCGTTCGACCCCGACGACGGTGCAGCAGAACCTTCCGGATCAGCAGGTGAACGCCGGCGGCGGCAAGAACTCCAGCGAGGACAAGACCCGCCGCGAGGACGTCACCAATTTCGAAGTCTCGTCCAAGACCACGACGACGGTGAGCGACGGCTACGCCGTGAAGAAGCTGTTCATCGCCGTCCTTGTCAACCGCGCGCGGCTGGTCGCCGATCTCGGCGACAAGACCAACCAGGCCATCGTCGACAGCAAGCTCGCCGAGATCAGCCAGCTCGCGGCGACGGCAGGCGGACTGGACAAGACGCGCGGCGACCAGATCCAGGTGACGGCCGTTGACTTCATCGAGGGCTCGCGCGAACTGGCGCCGGTGCCCCCGATCAGCTTCGTCGAGATGATCAACAAGCAGCTCGGCAGCGTCATCAACGCGGTGACGATCCTGGCCGTTGCGTCGATGCTGGTCTGGTTCGGATTGCGGCCGGCGGTCAACGGCATCCTGACCCATCGCGCCGAGCAGGAGCAGGTGGAGGCGGCCGAGGCCGCCGAGCTCGAAGCTGCTGCCGCCCTCGCGCTGGCCGAAAGTCAGGACCCCGAGCTCAACCTCGTCGAGGACCTCGAAGGCAAGATGCAGCGTACGCCGCAGAAGCGGCTGGAGCAGATCGTTCGGCTCGATCAGGCGCAGGCGGCGGCGATCCTTAAAGACTGGATGCGACGCGAGGAGGCGGCATGA